In the Solirubrobacterales bacterium genome, TCATCGCGTCATCACTGGTGACGGCGCGAATAACGATTGGATACGCGTAAGTGCGCTCGTCGCCCTGGACGCCAACCGACTTCACAACCGGCAGCACGCAGAACGACTGCCAGAGCTCGCGATACAGACCAGCCTTGCGGATTTCGTCCTGGAGGATCGCGTCGGCCTCGCGCACAATATCCAGGCGCTCGCGGTTGACCTCGCCGCCGACAATTCTGATCGCCAGTCCCGGTCCGGGGAACGGTTGACGCCACACGAGATTCTCGGCCATTCCAAGCTCTGCGCCAACGGCGCGCACCTCGTCCTTGAAGAGCCAGCGCAGCGGCTCGACAAGCTCAAACTCCATATCGTCCGGCAGGCCACCGACGTTGTGGTGCGACTTGATCGTCGCCGCGCCGTGGCCCGATCCGCCGCTCTCGATCACGTCGGAATACAGCGTGCCCTGAACCAGAAACTTCGCGTCGAGCGCGCCCGCCTCTGATTCAAATGTGCGGATGAACTGATCGCCGATGATCTTGCGCTTGGTCTCGGGGTCGGCCTCACCGGCCAGGCGATCGAGGAAGAGATCCTCGGCATCGACGTGGATAAGCGGCACATGAAAGTTGTCGCGGAAGACTGCGACGACCTGTTCGGCCTCGTTCTTGCGCATCATCCCGTGGTCCACGAATACGCAAGTCAGCTGGTCCCCGATCGCCTTGAAGACGAGCAATGCGGCAACGGAGCTGTCCACGCCACCCGAGAGCCCGCAGATGACCTTGCCATCGCCGACCTGTTCGCGGATCTTTGCGATCTGCTCGTCGATCACCGACGCCGGGCTCCAGAGGCCGTCGGCTTCGCAGACGTCGTAGAGGAAGCGCTTGAGCACGTCAGTGCCGTAAGGCGTGTGCACAACCTCGGGGTGAAACTGGATTCCGTAGAGCCGACGCCCGGTGTCCTCGAAGGCCGCGACCGGCGATTCGTCTGAAGACGCGAGCGCGGTGAAGCCCGGAGGCGCCTGGTAGACCGTGTCGCGGTGGCTCATCCAACATTGCTGCTCGTCGGGGAGATCGCGCAGCAGCTGACCGTGCTCGCGCACATGAAGGTTTGATCGTCCGAATTCGCCGACAGGCGCCTGCTCGACCTTGCCGCCGAGGCTGAGCGCCATCGCCTGCATGCCGTAACAAATTCCGAGCACCGGGATACCGAGTTCAAGCAGCTCCATCCGCAGCTCGGGCGCGTCGTCGGCGTACACCGAGGCCGGACCGCCAGAGAGGATGACCCCGTCGGGCTGGCGCTCCTTCAGGGCCTCGATCGAAATGTTTGATGGAAGCAGTTCTGAATACACGCCGCACTCGCGCACGCGACGCGCGATCAGCTGCGAGTATTGGCCGCCAAAATCGAGGACCAGAACTTCTTGGACGGTGAGCGCCGAGTCGGCGACCGCGCCACCGGCGACGCCCTGCTCTACAGCGGCATCACCAGCAGTTGCATCGGGCGCGGTCAACGAGTGGCCTATGACTGGTCGACGCCGACCGCGACAGCCGCTCGCCCGTTGGAACCCATACCGACTGACTGCGCGCGTTGGAGTTGCTTGCCCTCGGTCTGGAGCGACGGTGCAACCATCACTTCAGCGCGGTGAAATTCAGGAATGTCTGCGTAACCCGTGGTGGCCATCGAAGTACGCAGCCCGCCCATCAGGTTGAACGTGCCGTCGTTTTCGTTGGCAGGCCCGAGAAGAATCTCTTCGAGCGAACCGTTCTGCTCGGTGCGCACACGCGCGCCTCGCGGAAGCGACGGGTGGAAGGTCGCCATGCCCCAGTGGAAGCCGCGGCCCGGTGCTTCGTATGCG is a window encoding:
- the guaA gene encoding glutamine-hydrolyzing GMP synthase yields the protein MVLDFGGQYSQLIARRVRECGVYSELLPSNISIEALKERQPDGVILSGGPASVYADDAPELRMELLELGIPVLGICYGMQAMALSLGGKVEQAPVGEFGRSNLHVREHGQLLRDLPDEQQCWMSHRDTVYQAPPGFTALASSDESPVAAFEDTGRRLYGIQFHPEVVHTPYGTDVLKRFLYDVCEADGLWSPASVIDEQIAKIREQVGDGKVICGLSGGVDSSVAALLVFKAIGDQLTCVFVDHGMMRKNEAEQVVAVFRDNFHVPLIHVDAEDLFLDRLAGEADPETKRKIIGDQFIRTFESEAGALDAKFLVQGTLYSDVIESGGSGHGAATIKSHHNVGGLPDDMEFELVEPLRWLFKDEVRAVGAELGMAENLVWRQPFPGPGLAIRIVGGEVNRERLDIVREADAILQDEIRKAGLYRELWQSFCVLPVVKSVGVQGDERTYAYPIVIRAVTSDDAMTADWARLPYDLLETVSKRLINEIRGVNRVTLDISSKPPATIEWE